From the Glycine max cultivar Williams 82 chromosome 11, Glycine_max_v4.0, whole genome shotgun sequence genome, the window ATTCCAATTTCCAATGTTACCCTCTATATATTACAATTGGACAAGAGATATTTGCCATGTTGGGGGGGTTGTTAGGACTTTGTGATCAGTTGAGTAGTCATCAATCACATTCATACCACGTGTATAATAATATACATGAAACTCCAAATCAAATTGCATTTGATAAAGGGGAGATAGGAGTAGGACtcagataaaaaaacataacaagcGTGCCCCCTTGTTATAAAAGTGTCTAAGGGCAAATGATCTCTCTAAAGAAATTTCTGTAGTGTACATGAATGTTCCACTAACCCTTAAACATATGACATTGTAACAGAGAGAGAGATTAATTTGTAAGTTTGactaaaagaatttaaggtTGTACCTAACTTAACATTTTAAAGGCAGTTATCAGATATTAGTGACTTCCAGAAAGCCGAAGTAATCTCTCATCTACGATAATATTTGCTACAAAGACATCATAATGAATCTTTATAGCATAGAGCATTGAAGTTGTGAAATGTCCAAAGCATCCTTATTAAGACTTATTTACTCAGCATGTCCAAAAGGTCATTGGCTTCTTTCATATTAACCCCTACTCCTAAACATACCAACCttatttcaatataaaaaataaaataaaaaataccaacCTTACTTCAAAAGTAAAAccaaatatgaaaagaaaacgaCTCAATCATACAAATATCAATTCTATAATCACAATGTTGAAAAATGCCTTAGCTTTCAGTTGCTGAATAAATGGTAAGCAGGCCAAGTCTTTAAAAGATGTTATTGTGAGGTTTTCTGatatgtttctgtttttaagaGCACTGATTTgtggtgtttttatttttattttatttttcacttatgATTTAGTTCTATAAGGAGCAGTAACATGCTTATAATTAGTGTACTTGCTGTTATAAATTCCAGTCTTCTATTTTTCTGCCTTTTCATATTTTCTCAGTTcgcttttgctttgtttttctgTATAACAACACACACTATAACCATCCTTCTAAGGAGGGAAGAAGGAGGGAAAATGTCATTAGAGAATGATTCTGAGATCACCCATctcaagaaaaatcttaaagtCCAAATGGAAAGAAATGTGTCACTagagaaagaaaacaaggatcTCAGACAAGAAGTAGCACGTTTGAAGTCACAGATAATGTCACTCAAAGCACATAACATAGAGAGGAAATCCATGCTGTGGAAGAAGATACAGAAATCCATGGATGGTAATAATTCAGATACCCTTCAGCATAAAGCAGCAGTTAAGGTAATAATGCTTGAAAAGAGTCCACCAAATGAGAGAGTGCATACAAATTCAGATTTGCAAGAAACACCTATAGTTAAGGACAGATCAGTAAAAGTACCACCACCTGCACCCTCTTCCAACCCTCTTCTTCCTTCACAAAAAACTGAGAAAGGAATGAAAGTGCAGCCATTGGCATTGCCAAGAACAGCACCACCACCTCCTCCAACACCACCAAAATCACTAGTTGGATTGAAATCAGTGCGTCGTGTGCCAGAAGTAATAGAACTGTATCGTTCTCTCACAAGAAAGGATGCCAACAATGATAACAAAATAAGTACCAATGGAACTCCTGCAGCTGCATTCACCAGAAACATGATTGAGGAAATTGAAAATCGATCAACTTTTCTGTCAGCTGTAAGTTTAGTTGCTATCTGCTTGTTTTTCAagttttgataaatatttacatatatcACACAATGCTATCTTGATACTCAAGGAAGCATAAACACTAAATAGTAGTTGTGTCATAATATCTCATCATAATTAGATAAGCATAAacactttgaaatttgaatactcTTAGCTACATTttaccattattttttaaaccttggtattaaTTGAGATGGAGATGGGAATATCACAATAATTAGataagttataaattattttatgttaagaaAGATATATGCCTATTTTCAAAACATCAATTTTCTCTTCTGATAAAGGATTGGTGTTTTATGttacatttgttttaattttatacatggTATTATAGTCTTGTCATGTGTCAAGGGGATCTAACTAAGTTAGTTGAACAAAGTGTATGAGTTGCTGTAAATCTCCTAACCCTGTCTTCAATTcttacggataaaaaaaatagtcttgtCAAGTTGTCATGTACcatgatttaaaatttttcttatttatatttatccaTGTCATGTGGCATATCAGTGTCTCATGTTATACTTACGGAACAGATAAAATCAGATGTTCAAAGACAAAGGGAGTTCATCAGTTTATTGATAAAAGAGGTAGAGTCAGCCGCATATGCAGACATTTCAGAAGTAGAGGCATTTGTGAAATGGCTAGATGGGGAGCTATCATCACTTGTGGATGAACGTTCAGTGCTAAAGCATTTTCCACATTGGCCAGAGCAAAAAACAGATGCACTCAGAGAAGCTTCTTGCAACTACCGAAATCTGAAGAGCCTTGAATCAGAAGTCTCATCATTTGAGAACAATCCAAAGGAGCCATTGGCTCAGGCTTTGAAAAAGATGCAAGCACTCCAGGACAGGCGAGCATGTGCAAAACTAGAATGTTCAGTAGCTTAGTGTGTTTGTTCAGTGCTTTAGAGTCATTCCAAGATCCACTTTGAGTGTGCAGGTTGGAGAGAAGTGTGAACAGTGCAGAGAAGACAAGGGAGAGTGCAAGTAAAAGATATAGGAGTTTTCATATCCCTTGGGAGTGGATGCTGGACACAGGCCTCATTGGTCAGGTAGGCAATACTTGGCTTATTTTTGCAATTGTGTAATAAAAACTTGAATACATGCACTAACCGAGTAAACTATAAACACCACCAAGGATCAACTGACATGAGATTGTTTCAGCTTAGAGGTCTCAGATTTGAGCCCTGAATATACAATCGTGTTAAATACTTAGATGAAGAGTTTTGTCGTCCTTAATGATTCTACTCAAATCCCAGTAGAAGATACATGTGgtctagataaaaaaaaaaagtaacactaTAAACGTcttttatattatcatccaaTTACAAAtcattatgtatgataaatttattaaaagtcaTACCAACAATTATTTCTGATTATGTGATGATATAAAAATCTTTACATTGATAATTAATACCTTCTGCTTAGAGAACAATACCCTTTATTCTTAAAAGAACAACAACCTGACATGTACACTTGGAAAGTAAGAGAAGCTTTGCTCTAAACTAAGCACTTAAAGAAATAGGATATATTGGTTAGTTAACTAATGTGtaagaagaaatttatttttggttattCATGAACCAAGGTAGTTAACTATTCATTAATGACATGACAATAATTGATTACCCTAGTATATTTGGCTGCATGCAGATGAAGCTGAGTTCATTGAAGTTAGCAAGGGAATTCATGAAAAGGGTAACCAAAGAGTTGGAATCTAATGAAGTCTCAAAAGAAGATAACCTCTTGGTACAAGGAGTTAGGTTCGCATTCAGAGTACACCAGGTAGGTAGATTACACATTTGCACTACCTCAGATATTCACAAAAGgaacattaatttaaatttgttcatGTCATGAACCACCAAAACATTCAGTTTGCAGGTGGCTTTGATTCAGAGACCATACAGGCATTCCAAGAATTGAAGAAGATTGGTAGTGCTAGTACCAAGCTATAGGAAATAGATCATTACTCCAAACCAAACTTGTTACCAAAATGGACCACAAATGTGTTTCCTATATTGTCTTCTTCCCATAACTGCGTGATGTTTCACACTTCGCAGGTGGAATTGACAAGCATGCATATGCTCCCATATTTATGTACTTTTTCAATGCATTGCCTATGTTTGACATGTAGGCTTATGCTTCCCTGATTATGCAACTATACCTGAAGAGCCAAACCCACGATagaggtttttattttttattttttcttttaaactcgAGTATTCTGTAGGCGATATCCAAATATTGACACATACGTTTAtaaatcacaaaattaaaatcaagatatatcgttttttttttaataaatcaagatatatcttatgttatatattttaaaataataatatcaacataAGTATAATATAATGTTATCTAAGatctattatttattacatcaagaaattttattataattctttaaaaaaacatggTAGTAAAAACaccatatattttaaaagaatatactATATTGAGTTAGAACAAGGCAAAATATATACAACTTCCTAGCCTTTGTTCATCAAAACTAGCTGAATAGTTAGTTGATAATCGAAAGATGAAAGTTGATAG encodes:
- the LOC100811981 gene encoding protein CHUP1, chloroplastic isoform X1, with protein sequence MLIISVLAVINSSLLFFCLFIFSQFAFALFFCITTHTITILLRREEGGKMSLENDSEITHLKKNLKVQMERNVSLEKENKDLRQEVARLKSQIMSLKAHNIERKSMLWKKIQKSMDGNNSDTLQHKAAVKVIMLEKSPPNERVHTNSDLQETPIVKDRSVKVPPPAPSSNPLLPSQKTEKGMKVQPLALPRTAPPPPPTPPKSLVGLKSVRRVPEVIELYRSLTRKDANNDNKISTNGTPAAAFTRNMIEEIENRSTFLSAIKSDVQRQREFISLLIKEVESAAYADISEVEAFVKWLDGELSSLVDERSVLKHFPHWPEQKTDALREASCNYRNLKSLESEVSSFENNPKEPLAQALKKMQALQDRLERSVNSAEKTRESASKRYRSFHIPWEWMLDTGLIGQMKLSSLKLAREFMKRVTKELESNEVSKEDNLLVQGVRFAFRVHQVALIQRPYRHSKN
- the LOC100811981 gene encoding protein CHUP1, chloroplastic isoform X2, encoding MLIISVLAVINSSLLFFCLFIFSQFAFALFFCITTHTITILLRREEGGKMSLENDSEITHLKKNLKVQMERNVSLEKENKDLRQEVARLKSQIMSLKAHNIERKSMLWKKIQKSMDGNNSDTLQHKAAVKVIMLEKSPPNERVHTNSDLQETPIVKDRSVKVPPPAPSSNPLLPSQKTEKGMKVQPLALPRTAPPPPPTPPKSLVGLKSVRRVPEVIELYRSLTRKDANNDNKISTNGTPAAAFTRNMIEEIENRSTFLSAIKSDVQRQREFISLLIKEVESAAYADISEVEAFVKWLDGELSSLVDERSVLKHFPHWPEQKTDALREASCNYRNLKSLESEVSSFENNPKEPLAQALKKMQALQDRLERSVNSAEKTRESASKRYRSFHIPWEWMLDTGLIGQMKLSSLKLAREFMKRVTKELESNEVSKEDNLLVQGVRFAFRVHQFAGGFDSETIQAFQELKKIGSASTKL
- the LOC100811981 gene encoding protein CHUP1, chloroplastic isoform X3, encoding MSLENDSEITHLKKNLKVQMERNVSLEKENKDLRQEVARLKSQIMSLKAHNIERKSMLWKKIQKSMDGNNSDTLQHKAAVKVIMLEKSPPNERVHTNSDLQETPIVKDRSVKVPPPAPSSNPLLPSQKTEKGMKVQPLALPRTAPPPPPTPPKSLVGLKSVRRVPEVIELYRSLTRKDANNDNKISTNGTPAAAFTRNMIEEIENRSTFLSAIKSDVQRQREFISLLIKEVESAAYADISEVEAFVKWLDGELSSLVDERSVLKHFPHWPEQKTDALREASCNYRNLKSLESEVSSFENNPKEPLAQALKKMQALQDRLERSVNSAEKTRESASKRYRSFHIPWEWMLDTGLIGQMKLSSLKLAREFMKRVTKELESNEVSKEDNLLVQGVRFAFRVHQFAGGFDSETIQAFQELKKIGSASTKL